A genomic stretch from Deltaproteobacteria bacterium includes:
- a CDS encoding DUF1772 domain-containing protein: MNFIGAIALVFAALFSGAAFYINFAEQPARLILEPTQILKQWAPSYKSGFIMQSTLAMLSGVAAIYTFTQTQDWRWALGAVLILANWPYTLLVIMPTNLKLLATKDADINSTTVDLIRHWGKLHAVRTVLGLSATVVFLLALI, encoded by the coding sequence ATGAACTTCATTGGAGCAATTGCCTTGGTCTTTGCCGCGTTATTTTCTGGCGCCGCTTTTTATATAAATTTCGCCGAACAACCAGCACGCTTAATTCTTGAACCGACTCAGATTTTGAAACAGTGGGCACCAAGCTACAAAAGTGGATTTATAATGCAATCTACTTTAGCAATGCTTTCTGGAGTAGCGGCAATCTATACTTTCACACAGACCCAAGACTGGCGTTGGGCTTTAGGGGCAGTTCTAATTCTTGCAAATTGGCCCTACACCTTGCTCGTTATCATGCCGACCAATCTTAAACTGCTTGCAACGAAAGATGCCGACATTAACTCAACGACTGTTGATCTCATACGACACTGGGGCAAGCTTCACGCTGTGCGCACGGTACTTGGTCTATCGGCGACAGTTGTCTTTCTTTTAGCGCTGATTTAG
- a CDS encoding DUF1428 domain-containing protein, with protein sequence MGKYVDAFVIPIKKTNLAKYKKMAKDGCKAWIKHGALSYYECVGDEFQPYGLGFKKLCKLKKDETFVFAYIVFKSKSHRNSVNKKVFAEMGDAYKDMKMPFDMKRFSVAGCTVLVNSKT encoded by the coding sequence ATGGGAAAGTATGTAGACGCGTTTGTAATTCCGATAAAGAAAACTAATCTCGCGAAGTACAAGAAAATGGCGAAGGACGGATGCAAGGCCTGGATCAAGCACGGTGCGCTGAGCTACTACGAGTGTGTCGGCGATGAGTTTCAACCCTATGGACTCGGATTCAAAAAGCTTTGTAAGCTGAAGAAGGACGAAACTTTTGTTTTCGCCTACATCGTATTTAAATCGAAATCTCATCGAAACTCTGTCAACAAGAAGGTATTTGCCGAAATGGGCGATGCCTACAAGGACATGAAGATGCCTTTTGATATGAAACGCTTTTCAGTGGCCGGCTGCACGGTTCTTGTGAATTCAAAAACCTAA
- a CDS encoding glutathione S-transferase family protein — protein MITLIQFPHAKNQPSYSPFCLKLETHFKIANVPYENKYTVSMKDSKKKKMPMILDQGELIEDSDFIIHHLKLKHSVDLDKHLSAEEKAIAKAFQLLCEKSIVDIVVYFRWVDKENWPKFREIVFRGAPWFIKATIANGMAKSIEKTLYKHGIGRFTDTEKLKILNDNLTAISNYLGSKKYFFGDQVSSIDVILFSTLIQVNARGAVRQFEQTLDAFPNLKNYLERFRLAYWPEMQS, from the coding sequence ATGATAACTCTTATTCAGTTTCCACATGCGAAAAACCAACCCTCGTATTCTCCATTCTGTCTGAAATTAGAGACTCACTTTAAAATCGCGAATGTTCCCTACGAGAACAAATACACCGTCTCGATGAAGGATTCGAAGAAAAAGAAAATGCCGATGATTCTCGATCAAGGTGAACTGATTGAAGACTCGGACTTTATCATTCATCATCTGAAGCTCAAACACAGTGTGGATCTGGACAAACATCTGTCGGCTGAAGAGAAAGCGATCGCAAAAGCGTTTCAGCTACTTTGCGAAAAAAGTATTGTCGACATCGTGGTGTACTTTCGGTGGGTTGATAAAGAGAACTGGCCAAAGTTTAGAGAAATTGTTTTTCGGGGCGCCCCTTGGTTCATCAAGGCAACGATCGCGAACGGCATGGCAAAGAGCATCGAGAAAACACTTTATAAGCATGGGATCGGTCGCTTCACAGATACCGAAAAACTAAAGATCCTCAACGACAACCTCACGGCTATTTCAAATTATCTTGGAAGTAAAAAATATTTTTTCGGCGATCAAGTAAGCTCGATTGACGTCATCTTGTTTTCAACTTTGATCCAAGTAAATGCCCGTGGCGCGGTGAGGCAGTTCGAACAAACTCTCGATGCCTTTCCGAATTTGAAAAACTATCTGGAACGTTTTCGACTGGCCTATTGGCCGGAAATGCAGTCCTAA
- a CDS encoding phosphotransferase, with amino-acid sequence MSHVEGTSFANIHREFGDLDRDRMIEDLARLVQEVIRVAPIELNRSFGDWRKFAGTRLRDLSFHKEKGVSDYWVDQISSLLNEVGPAILALDDYRIIHADLNHEHILFQKSTCWCMSGLIDFADGMLAPKEIELILPFLVFFRADKARQKRLLSEIGFGTKSYAVPFSHLMMGLTLCNRFLHFEEWFSREIKREGLKDIREIAEKVFA; translated from the coding sequence TTGAGCCATGTAGAAGGAACCTCGTTTGCAAACATTCATCGAGAGTTTGGCGATTTAGATCGCGATCGAATGATTGAAGACTTGGCTCGACTTGTCCAAGAGGTCATTCGGGTTGCGCCAATCGAGCTAAACCGGAGCTTTGGAGATTGGCGAAAATTTGCCGGAACAAGACTCCGCGACCTGAGCTTTCACAAAGAAAAGGGCGTTTCGGATTATTGGGTTGATCAGATCTCCAGTCTTCTCAATGAAGTAGGTCCGGCGATTCTGGCCCTAGACGATTATCGAATCATCCATGCAGATTTAAACCATGAGCACATCCTGTTTCAAAAATCGACGTGTTGGTGCATGAGCGGGCTGATCGATTTTGCAGATGGAATGCTCGCACCTAAGGAAATCGAGCTAATCTTGCCTTTCCTCGTGTTCTTCAGAGCCGATAAGGCCAGGCAAAAAAGGCTCCTTAGTGAGATCGGTTTTGGTACAAAGTCTTATGCCGTACCTTTTTCTCATCTGATGATGGGGCTTACGCTATGCAATCGCTTTCTTCACTTTGAGGAGTGGTTCTCGCGTGAGATTAAAAGAGAAGGTCTCAAAGATATTCGCGAAATCGCGGAGAAGGTGTTCGCATAG
- a CDS encoding DUF1905 domain-containing protein, translating to MAEVKLRKYAFKSKVWKHKGTAGWHFVTVPLRMTKTIRKIHGLSEEGWGRLKATASIGEVKWQTAIWFDTKANGYLLPIKAPIRRKLKAAQGSSFTVYLFLLPEERRINFSKEI from the coding sequence ATGGCGGAAGTTAAGCTCAGAAAGTATGCTTTTAAAAGTAAGGTCTGGAAGCACAAAGGCACCGCGGGATGGCATTTCGTAACGGTACCTCTTCGAATGACGAAAACGATTCGGAAGATACACGGACTTTCAGAAGAGGGCTGGGGGCGCTTGAAAGCCACTGCTTCCATTGGTGAAGTGAAATGGCAAACGGCGATCTGGTTCGATACAAAAGCAAACGGTTATCTTTTGCCGATCAAGGCGCCCATCCGCCGCAAATTAAAAGCGGCACAGGGATCGTCATTCACCGTTTATCTTTTCCTATTACCAGAAGAACGAAGAATTAATTTTTCTAAGGAAATCTAG
- a CDS encoding DUF3011 domain-containing protein, whose product MTQFAMARGLLTPGIDLLNGGMMTLGKLLVGIGLMILTSTSVVNAQDRRFEPPRRTVISCESVGNRYADCFAGTEIAFARLISQDSRASCIEGRTWGFTYDSIWVDQGCRGTFEVMAPRRGGGGGHRPPPRVEFVSCSSTDHRFNSCFPDSGERILHAQLHRQESRTRCVEGTNWGYDYSRVWVDQGCRGTFRLETR is encoded by the coding sequence TTGACCCAATTTGCGATGGCACGAGGTCTGCTTACCCCGGGAATAGATCTTTTAAATGGGGGAATGATGACACTTGGAAAACTGCTCGTTGGGATAGGCCTGATGATTTTAACTTCGACCTCGGTTGTCAACGCACAAGACCGACGATTCGAACCGCCAAGACGGACTGTCATTTCTTGTGAGAGCGTTGGCAATCGATATGCTGACTGCTTCGCAGGAACAGAGATCGCGTTTGCGCGATTGATTTCGCAAGATTCTCGGGCGTCCTGTATTGAGGGCCGCACCTGGGGATTTACCTATGACTCGATCTGGGTTGATCAGGGTTGCCGCGGGACGTTTGAGGTGATGGCACCACGGCGCGGCGGAGGTGGTGGTCATCGGCCTCCACCGCGTGTGGAATTTGTATCTTGCTCGAGCACAGATCACCGCTTCAACTCGTGCTTTCCCGACAGCGGCGAAAGAATTTTGCATGCTCAGCTTCACAGGCAGGAGTCTCGAACACGTTGTGTTGAAGGCACAAATTGGGGTTACGATTATAGCCGAGTATGGGTTGATCAAGGCTGCCGAGGAACGTTCAGACTGGAGACTCGTTAA